The following coding sequences are from one Seonamhaeicola sp. ML3 window:
- the fbp gene encoding class 1 fructose-bisphosphatase: protein MSNKKQTLGEFIIENQTSFKYSSGELSSLLNSIRLAAKVVNHEVNKAGLVDIIGAAGDTNIQGEDQQKLDVYANEKFIQTLTKRNIVCGIASEEEDDYITINSQDENHQNKYVVLIDPLDGSSNIDVNVSVGTIFSIYRRITPIGTPVQLEDFLQKGSEQVAAGYVVYGTSTMLVYTTGDGVNGFTLNPAIGSFYLSHPSMEFPVDGNIYSVNEGNYVHFPQGVKNYIKYCQEEVDDRPYTSRYIGSLVSDFHRNMIKGGIYLYPQSSKNPNGKLRLLYECNPMAFLAEQANGKASDGFTRIMDIEPTELHQRVPFICGSKNMVEKAEEFMHKSRYSV, encoded by the coding sequence ATGTCCAACAAAAAGCAAACATTAGGTGAATTTATAATCGAAAATCAAACGTCGTTTAAATATTCGTCTGGTGAATTATCGAGCCTCTTAAATTCCATCCGACTAGCGGCAAAAGTTGTAAATCATGAAGTAAACAAAGCAGGTCTAGTTGATATTATTGGTGCTGCTGGCGACACAAACATACAAGGTGAGGACCAGCAAAAATTGGATGTTTATGCCAATGAAAAATTTATTCAAACACTTACTAAAAGAAACATTGTTTGTGGAATTGCCAGTGAAGAAGAAGATGATTACATAACCATCAACAGCCAAGATGAAAACCATCAAAATAAATACGTGGTTTTAATAGATCCCTTAGATGGATCTTCTAATATTGATGTGAATGTTTCGGTTGGGACAATCTTTTCTATATACAGAAGAATAACACCTATAGGAACACCTGTGCAATTAGAAGACTTTTTACAAAAAGGTAGTGAGCAAGTTGCAGCAGGTTATGTCGTTTATGGAACGTCGACCATGTTAGTTTATACAACTGGAGATGGGGTAAATGGATTTACGCTTAACCCTGCAATTGGGTCTTTTTATTTATCGCACCCTAGTATGGAGTTCCCTGTAGATGGTAATATTTACTCTGTTAACGAGGGTAATTATGTGCATTTCCCACAAGGTGTAAAAAATTATATTAAGTATTGCCAAGAAGAAGTTGACGACAGACCTTATACCTCAAGATACATTGGGTCTCTAGTTTCAGATTTCCATAGAAATATGATTAAAGGTGGAATTTATCTTTACCCTCAGAGTTCAAAAAATCCTAACGGAAAGCTGCGTTTACTATACGAATGTAATCCAATGGCGTTTTTAGCAGAACAAGCCAATGGTAAAGCCAGTGATGGTTTTACTAGAATTATGGATATTGAGCCAACGGAACTTCACCAACGTGTACCTTTTATTTGTGGTAGTAAAAATATGGTAGAAAAAGCTGAGGAGTTTATGCACAAGTCTAGATATAGCGTTTAG
- the gltB gene encoding glutamate synthase large subunit produces MLKKQGMYSPEFEHENCGAGFICNLKGEKTNQIIHDALEILVKLEHRGGVSADGKTGDGAGLLIDIPHDYFKRVCDFEIPAQREYAVGMVFLPKVYNQYEFCKDTFEKEIKAQGLKILGWRDVPVDSSQLGQIAKASEPTIEQLFVGKTEDISEATFKAKLYAARKITEHEIRLSKISQSDYFYIPSLSTTTLIYKGIIMPEDIGPYYTDLQQKDLVTRLALVHQRFSTNTMPAWELAQPFRFMCQNGEINTLRGNVSRMRVREEIMKSDVFGPQIDKLFPIVLPGKSDSASMDMVVELLTHTDRSLPEIMMMMIPEAWEKHKTMSEEKKAFYEYNCCIMEPWDGPASIPFTDGDYIGALLDRNGLRPSRYTLTKSGKLIMSSEVGVVDVDPADVELHGRLEPGKMFLVDMNEGRIIDDEEIKSKVVSERPYKEWLNKTRLHLRDVPYTNETCPIETIDIKTRQRLFNYTIEDIQEVITPMAQKGKEALGSMGIDTPLAVLSDRPQLISNYFKQLFAQVTNPPLDGIREEIVTDISLNLGKDRNIFSITERQCRKLRIQNPVISNGDLEKIRTIQVESFKAETIQMLYPKAQGLNGLEDALEDIVRQVEKALDRKTNIIILSDRGVNKDFAPIPALLACSYVNHQLNRLRKRSYFDIIIESAEPREPHHFATLFGYGASAINPYMVNEIIRMQVKEGFISDLNEEEAVENFNKAIGKGLLKIMNKIGISTLHSYRGSQIFEIVGFNSQFVEKYFPYTASRIEGIGLYEIEKEINERYKYAYPDTQIKNRLGLNIGGDYRWRRNGERHMFNPTTVAKLQQAVRLSDQNSYDIYSKTINEQSEKLMTIRGLFEFDRLDPIPLEEVEPWTEIVKRFKTGAMSYGSISREAHENLAIAMNRIGGKSNSGEGGEDRRRFQKDVNGDSRNSAIKQVASGRFGVTSHYLSNAQEIQIKMAQGAKPGEGGQLPGEKVLPWIADARNSTPFVGLISPPPHHDIYSIEDLAQLIYDLKNANREARINVKLVSEVGVGTIAAGVAKAKADVVLISGFDGGTGASPLTSLKHAGLPWELGLSEAQQTLVLNDLRSRIVVECDGQLKTGRDVAIAALLGAEEFGFATAPLVASGCIMMRKCHLNTCPVGVATQDKELRKNFKGTPEHVINFFYYVAEELRGIMAQLGFRTVEEMVGQTQKINANKAIKHYKAKGLDLSSILHRPAEYHDLTIRNTEKQDHNLEEVIDFTILKDSHRALYRKEKMNLAYPIKNVDRTVGAIVSNEISKIYGHLGLPEDTLNINFTGSAGQSFGAFGAHGLTFTLEGNTNDYLGKGLSGAKLIVKKPVTADFIAENNIIVGNVCLFGAVHGEAYINGIAGERFAVRNSGATAVVEGVGDHCCEYMTGGKIVVLGKTGRNFAAGMSGGYAFVLNESGQFTNGLCNEETIDFDPITDADEAELKELITNHVAYTNSNRGKEILADWDNYLPKFVKVMPKEYKVALERIANEEPMVEELEIA; encoded by the coding sequence ATGCTGAAGAAACAAGGAATGTATTCGCCAGAATTTGAACATGAGAATTGTGGTGCCGGTTTTATTTGTAATCTTAAAGGAGAAAAGACAAATCAAATCATCCATGATGCATTAGAGATTTTGGTAAAATTAGAGCACCGTGGAGGCGTTAGTGCCGATGGAAAAACAGGAGATGGTGCTGGTTTGTTAATTGATATCCCTCACGATTACTTTAAACGTGTTTGTGATTTTGAAATACCAGCTCAAAGAGAGTATGCTGTAGGTATGGTTTTCTTGCCAAAAGTTTACAATCAGTACGAGTTTTGTAAAGATACTTTCGAGAAAGAAATTAAAGCGCAGGGCTTAAAAATCCTTGGGTGGCGAGATGTACCGGTAGATTCTTCCCAACTAGGGCAAATTGCAAAGGCTTCAGAGCCTACCATAGAGCAGTTGTTTGTTGGTAAAACAGAAGATATTAGCGAGGCTACATTCAAGGCAAAGTTGTACGCAGCTAGAAAGATTACAGAGCATGAAATAAGATTGTCTAAGATTTCGCAAAGCGATTATTTTTACATTCCTAGTTTATCTACAACCACCCTTATATATAAAGGTATTATCATGCCAGAAGATATAGGGCCTTATTACACAGATTTACAGCAAAAAGACTTAGTGACTAGATTGGCTTTGGTACACCAACGTTTTTCTACCAATACCATGCCTGCTTGGGAATTGGCTCAGCCTTTCCGTTTTATGTGTCAGAATGGTGAGATTAATACCCTTCGTGGAAACGTAAGTAGAATGCGTGTGCGCGAAGAGATAATGAAGAGTGATGTTTTCGGTCCGCAAATCGATAAGTTATTCCCAATAGTACTTCCAGGTAAATCAGATTCTGCTTCTATGGATATGGTAGTGGAATTACTAACACATACCGATCGTTCTTTACCGGAAATCATGATGATGATGATTCCTGAAGCATGGGAAAAACACAAAACCATGAGTGAAGAGAAAAAGGCATTCTATGAATACAACTGTTGTATTATGGAGCCTTGGGATGGTCCTGCATCTATTCCGTTCACTGACGGCGATTATATTGGTGCATTATTAGACAGAAACGGTTTAAGACCTTCTAGATATACATTAACTAAGAGTGGTAAATTGATCATGTCATCTGAAGTTGGTGTGGTTGATGTTGACCCAGCCGATGTAGAATTACATGGTAGATTAGAGCCAGGTAAGATGTTCTTAGTTGATATGAACGAAGGACGTATTATCGATGACGAAGAAATAAAAAGTAAAGTAGTTTCTGAAAGACCATATAAAGAATGGTTAAACAAAACGAGATTACATTTAAGAGATGTACCTTACACTAACGAAACGTGTCCTATAGAAACTATCGACATTAAAACACGTCAGCGTTTATTCAATTATACTATCGAGGACATTCAGGAGGTGATTACCCCAATGGCTCAAAAAGGCAAGGAAGCCCTGGGCTCTATGGGTATAGATACACCTTTGGCAGTACTGTCAGATAGACCTCAGTTAATTTCAAATTACTTTAAACAATTATTCGCACAGGTAACCAATCCGCCATTAGATGGTATCCGTGAAGAAATTGTAACAGATATTAGTTTAAATCTTGGTAAGGATCGTAATATTTTCAGTATTACCGAAAGACAATGTAGAAAGCTACGTATTCAGAACCCTGTAATCTCTAATGGAGACCTCGAAAAGATTAGAACCATTCAAGTAGAAAGTTTTAAGGCAGAAACCATCCAAATGCTTTATCCAAAAGCGCAAGGTTTAAACGGATTGGAAGATGCTTTAGAAGATATTGTAAGACAAGTTGAAAAGGCTTTAGATAGAAAAACAAATATCATTATTCTTTCCGATAGAGGTGTAAATAAAGATTTTGCGCCCATTCCTGCATTATTAGCTTGTTCTTATGTAAATCACCAATTAAACCGTTTACGCAAGCGTTCTTATTTCGATATTATTATCGAATCTGCAGAACCTCGTGAGCCACATCATTTTGCAACCCTATTTGGATACGGTGCTTCGGCTATTAATCCTTATATGGTGAACGAGATTATTAGAATGCAGGTTAAGGAAGGCTTTATTAGTGATTTAAACGAAGAAGAAGCCGTTGAGAATTTCAATAAAGCCATCGGTAAAGGCTTGTTGAAAATTATGAATAAGATTGGAATTTCAACATTACATTCTTACAGAGGTTCTCAAATATTCGAAATTGTTGGTTTCAATTCACAGTTTGTAGAAAAATATTTCCCGTATACAGCTTCTAGGATTGAAGGTATTGGATTATACGAGATAGAAAAAGAAATTAACGAGCGTTATAAATACGCTTATCCAGATACTCAAATTAAAAATCGCTTAGGATTAAATATTGGTGGGGATTACAGATGGAGACGTAATGGTGAGCGCCACATGTTTAATCCAACAACCGTTGCTAAATTACAGCAAGCCGTTAGGTTGAGTGATCAGAATAGCTACGATATTTATTCTAAAACTATAAACGAGCAGTCTGAAAAATTAATGACCATTCGTGGATTGTTTGAGTTTGATAGATTAGACCCAATTCCATTAGAAGAGGTAGAACCTTGGACAGAAATTGTTAAGCGCTTTAAAACTGGTGCGATGTCTTACGGGTCTATTTCTCGTGAAGCCCATGAAAATTTGGCCATTGCCATGAACCGTATTGGAGGAAAATCCAATTCTGGTGAAGGTGGTGAAGACAGACGCCGTTTCCAAAAAGACGTTAACGGAGATAGTAGAAACTCTGCCATTAAACAGGTAGCTTCTGGTCGTTTTGGTGTAACATCACATTACTTATCGAACGCTCAAGAGATTCAAATTAAAATGGCTCAAGGTGCTAAGCCAGGTGAAGGTGGACAGCTTCCAGGTGAAAAAGTATTACCATGGATTGCAGATGCCAGAAACTCCACGCCTTTCGTAGGATTGATTTCGCCACCGCCGCATCACGATATTTACTCTATCGAGGATTTAGCTCAGTTAATATACGATTTAAAGAATGCGAATCGCGAAGCTAGAATTAATGTAAAATTAGTATCTGAGGTTGGCGTGGGTACTATTGCTGCTGGTGTTGCCAAAGCTAAAGCTGATGTTGTATTAATATCAGGTTTCGATGGCGGTACAGGGGCGTCACCATTAACATCATTAAAGCATGCTGGTTTACCTTGGGAGCTTGGTTTATCTGAAGCACAACAGACTTTAGTGCTTAATGACTTAAGAAGTAGAATTGTTGTAGAATGCGACGGACAGTTAAAAACTGGTCGTGATGTTGCCATTGCAGCTCTATTAGGTGCTGAGGAATTCGGTTTTGCAACGGCGCCATTAGTTGCTTCTGGTTGTATTATGATGCGCAAATGTCACTTAAATACATGTCCCGTAGGTGTTGCTACTCAAGATAAAGAGTTACGTAAAAATTTTAAAGGAACACCAGAGCACGTTATTAATTTCTTCTATTATGTAGCTGAAGAATTAAGAGGAATCATGGCGCAGTTAGGGTTTAGAACTGTTGAGGAAATGGTAGGTCAGACTCAAAAAATCAATGCCAATAAAGCCATCAAGCATTACAAGGCTAAAGGGTTGGATTTATCAAGTATTTTACACAGACCAGCCGAGTATCATGATCTTACCATAAGAAACACAGAGAAACAAGATCATAACTTAGAAGAAGTAATCGATTTCACGATTCTTAAAGATTCACATCGTGCACTTTATAGAAAAGAGAAAATGAACTTAGCGTATCCTATCAAAAATGTAGATAGAACGGTGGGCGCCATTGTAAGTAATGAAATCTCTAAAATTTACGGACATTTAGGTTTACCAGAAGATACGTTAAATATAAACTTTACAGGTTCTGCAGGTCAGAGTTTTGGAGCCTTTGGAGCTCATGGTTTAACCTTTACTCTAGAGGGTAATACAAACGATTACCTCGGAAAAGGACTTTCTGGAGCTAAACTTATTGTTAAAAAACCTGTAACAGCAGATTTCATTGCAGAAAACAATATTATAGTTGGTAATGTTTGTTTATTCGGAGCCGTTCACGGGGAGGCTTACATTAACGGTATTGCAGGAGAGCGTTTTGCAGTTCGTAATTCTGGAGCTACAGCGGTAGTAGAAGGTGTTGGTGATCACTGTTGTGAGTATATGACGGGTGGAAAAATTGTTGTTCTTGGTAAAACAGGTAGAAACTTTGCTGCCGGTATGAGTGGTGGTTATGCATTTGTATTAAATGAATCAGGACAATTTACTAATGGTCTATGTAACGAAGAGACTATTGATTTTGACCCAATTACTGATGCCGATGAAGCCGAATTAAAAGAATTGATAACAAATCATGTAGCTTATACAAACAGTAACAGAGGTAAAGAAATTTTAGCCGACTGGGATAATTACTTACCTAAGTTTGTAAAAGTAATGCCAAAAGAATATAAGGTAGCGTTAGAAAGAATTGCTAACGAAGAGCCAATGGTTGAAGAATTAGAAATAGCATAA
- a CDS encoding outer membrane beta-barrel protein: MKKLFTLTMLLVASVMFAQDEEKSPLTVSGSVDAYHQTYLTAPDNEGVSFGTAFADQTGFALGMANLVVSYEGEKVGAVIDLVTGPRGAGATFNTDIVDGIVNQAYVYWNVSESTTLTFGRWNTFLGYEVIAPAANFNYSCSYLFSNGPFSHVGLKADFALSDDVSLMLAVTNPWDTNNISMTGEYGLGAQLGLYGQYINLYYDSGNNGGLGFEIDYTGGFDLSDSFFLGINAAYNDNDGSGFYGAALYPQVAASDTFSIGLRGEFFGLHGDANPAEESVFATTLTGSITVDNLIIKPEIRLDSWSDAMPYIDNDGAAADNLAAFTLAAIYAF, encoded by the coding sequence ATGAAAAAATTATTTACTCTTACAATGCTTTTAGTAGCATCTGTTATGTTTGCTCAAGATGAAGAGAAATCACCACTAACGGTTTCTGGTAGTGTTGATGCTTATCACCAAACTTACTTAACAGCTCCAGACAACGAAGGTGTTTCTTTCGGAACTGCTTTTGCAGACCAAACTGGATTTGCTTTAGGTATGGCTAACTTAGTTGTAAGCTACGAAGGAGAAAAAGTAGGTGCTGTTATCGATTTAGTAACTGGACCAAGAGGTGCTGGTGCAACTTTTAACACAGATATCGTAGACGGTATCGTAAACCAGGCTTATGTATACTGGAATGTGTCTGAGAGCACTACCTTAACTTTTGGTAGATGGAACACGTTCTTAGGATATGAGGTTATCGCTCCTGCAGCTAACTTCAACTACAGCTGTTCTTACCTATTCTCTAACGGACCTTTCTCGCATGTAGGTTTAAAAGCTGACTTTGCTTTATCTGATGATGTAAGCTTAATGTTAGCTGTAACTAACCCATGGGATACTAACAATATCTCTATGACTGGTGAGTACGGTCTTGGAGCTCAGTTAGGTCTTTACGGACAATACATCAACCTATACTACGATAGTGGTAACAACGGAGGTTTAGGTTTTGAAATCGACTATACTGGTGGATTCGACTTATCTGATTCTTTCTTCTTAGGAATCAACGCTGCTTACAACGATAACGATGGTTCTGGTTTCTACGGTGCTGCGTTATACCCACAAGTAGCTGCTTCTGATACTTTCTCTATTGGTTTAAGAGGTGAGTTCTTCGGTTTACACGGAGATGCTAACCCAGCTGAGGAAAGTGTATTTGCTACAACTTTAACTGGTAGTATTACTGTAGATAACTTAATCATCAAGCCAGAAATTAGATTAGATTCTTGGTCTGATGCTATGCCTTACATCGATAACGACGGGGCTGCTGCAGATAACTTAGCAGCGTTTACTTTAGCCGCAATCTACGCATTCTAA
- a CDS encoding glutamate synthase subunit beta: protein MGKVTGFKEFDRQDESYKPVTDRVKHYKEFTVPLSEEEITKQGSRCMDCGIPFCHSGCPLGNLIPDFNHMVHQGEWQKASWILHSTNNFPEFTGRLCPAPCEKSCVLGIIEDPVSIENIEKNIVERAFAEGWIKPQPPKVRTEKSVAVVGSGPAGLATAQQLNRAGHTVTVFERDDEIGGLLRYGIPNFKMEKEIIDRRVAILEAEGITFKTNVNVGVNYDVEALKSFDAIVLCGGATERRSLPTPGIDADGVVQAMDFLTQQTKVVFGKEVKDQVLATGKDVVVIGGGDTGSDCIGTSNRQGAKSVTNFEIMPKPPGHRSPTTPWPYWPLQLKTSSSHQEGVERNWLINTKEFVTDDKGKLVALKTVNVEWEMVPGQRPKLVEVEGTEKTWPCDLALLALGFTGPESTLADKLGIERDARSNYKAEYGKYQTNIPNIFTAGDMRRGQSLIVWAISEGREAARQVDIYLMGKSDLPTKNEAGDLVAL, encoded by the coding sequence ATGGGAAAAGTAACAGGATTTAAAGAATTTGACAGACAGGATGAGTCTTATAAACCGGTAACAGACCGTGTAAAACACTATAAAGAGTTTACTGTTCCTTTATCTGAGGAAGAAATTACAAAACAAGGATCACGTTGTATGGACTGTGGTATTCCGTTTTGTCACAGTGGTTGTCCATTGGGGAATCTAATACCAGATTTTAACCATATGGTACACCAAGGGGAGTGGCAAAAAGCATCATGGATTTTACATTCAACAAATAATTTCCCTGAGTTTACTGGACGTTTATGTCCTGCTCCATGTGAAAAATCATGTGTATTAGGAATTATCGAAGATCCAGTATCTATCGAAAATATAGAAAAGAACATTGTTGAGCGTGCTTTTGCAGAGGGTTGGATTAAGCCTCAACCTCCAAAGGTTAGAACAGAAAAATCTGTTGCTGTGGTAGGTTCTGGACCTGCAGGATTAGCAACTGCACAACAATTAAATAGAGCGGGACACACCGTTACTGTTTTTGAAAGAGATGATGAAATAGGTGGGCTTTTACGTTATGGTATTCCTAACTTTAAAATGGAAAAGGAAATCATAGACCGTCGTGTAGCCATTTTAGAAGCAGAAGGTATCACATTTAAAACCAACGTTAATGTTGGTGTAAATTATGATGTTGAGGCGTTAAAATCTTTCGATGCCATTGTGCTTTGTGGTGGTGCTACAGAAAGACGTAGCTTACCAACACCAGGTATTGATGCCGATGGTGTAGTACAAGCTATGGATTTCTTAACGCAACAAACCAAAGTGGTTTTTGGAAAAGAAGTTAAAGACCAAGTTTTAGCAACTGGAAAAGATGTTGTTGTTATTGGAGGTGGAGATACAGGTTCAGATTGTATAGGAACTTCTAATCGTCAGGGTGCTAAATCGGTTACCAATTTCGAAATTATGCCAAAGCCACCAGGACATCGTTCACCAACAACACCTTGGCCATATTGGCCATTACAGTTAAAGACGTCTTCTTCTCATCAAGAAGGTGTAGAACGAAACTGGTTAATCAATACTAAGGAGTTTGTTACAGATGATAAAGGTAAATTAGTGGCGCTTAAAACTGTAAATGTTGAATGGGAAATGGTTCCTGGTCAGCGTCCTAAATTGGTCGAAGTTGAAGGTACTGAGAAAACATGGCCATGCGATTTAGCATTATTGGCTCTTGGATTTACAGGTCCGGAAAGTACATTAGCAGATAAGTTAGGTATTGAGAGAGATGCCCGTTCTAACTACAAAGCAGAATACGGAAAGTATCAAACCAATATCCCTAATATATTCACAGCTGGCGATATGCGTCGCGGACAATCACTAATTGTTTGGGCTATTTCAGAAGGTAGAGAGGCAGCACGCCAAGTCGATATTTACCTAATGGGTAAATCTGACCTTCCTACTAAAAATGAAGCAGGTGATTTAGTGGCACTTTAG
- a CDS encoding GNAT family N-acetyltransferase gives MDYKIRKATITDMPRVLELIKQLAEFEKEPEAVEVTVKDLERDGFGKNPAFFCYVAEIEGQVEGIALGYNRYSTWKGKAIHLEDLIINKSFRGLGLGSALLDEIVKHSHRLGVKRINWEVLDWNEPAIAFYESKGAKVMRDWDVVQMSKESIDNYIAKLNHADI, from the coding sequence ATGGATTATAAAATTAGAAAAGCGACTATAACAGATATGCCACGTGTTTTAGAATTGATTAAACAGTTGGCCGAATTTGAGAAAGAACCTGAAGCTGTGGAGGTTACTGTTAAAGATTTAGAACGTGATGGTTTTGGAAAAAACCCAGCATTTTTTTGCTATGTAGCCGAAATTGAAGGACAAGTAGAAGGTATTGCCCTAGGTTACAACCGCTACTCCACTTGGAAAGGAAAAGCAATTCATTTAGAAGATTTAATAATCAATAAGAGTTTTAGAGGATTGGGACTAGGGTCTGCACTATTAGATGAAATCGTGAAGCATAGCCATAGATTAGGCGTAAAACGTATTAATTGGGAGGTATTAGATTGGAACGAGCCCGCCATAGCGTTTTACGAAAGTAAAGGCGCCAAGGTTATGCGAGATTGGGATGTGGTGCAAATGAGTAAAGAAAGTATAGACAACTATATAGCCAAATTAAATCATGCAGATATTTAA
- a CDS encoding ammonium transporter yields MSLLNMPLFIQDTAAIEGDMGMLWMLISGILVFLMQAGFTLVESGMTRSKNVVNIAMKNVLDIAVGSLVYWFVGYSLMYGETGGWIGWSGLMYNQGPADLFFQTVFCATAATIVSGAVAGRTKYNTYIVFSIVMTAFIYPIAGGWQWNGDGWLAQMGFIDFAGSSIVHAVGGWAALIGAALVGPRLGKYTADGKAVNLPGHNKLLAALGVFILWFGWFGFNGGSQLAWGGDDAVGASMVVLVTNLAASAGAVGALALSWIKYKKPNIDMTLNGALAGLVSITAGCGNMSEVGAIAAGFIGGIIVVYSMEIVEQKLKIDDAVGAFSVHGLAGAWGTIVIGLWGISGDEGIGIFNGGGSEQLMTQLAGTAAYAIWAVVISFIFFFILKKTMGLRVSEKVEIEGLDLSEHGALAYPGKRQREIEE; encoded by the coding sequence ATGTCGTTACTTAATATGCCCCTTTTTATTCAAGACACCGCCGCAATAGAAGGCGATATGGGAATGTTATGGATGCTTATTTCTGGTATCCTAGTATTCTTAATGCAAGCAGGATTCACATTAGTTGAGTCTGGAATGACACGTTCTAAGAACGTGGTTAACATCGCAATGAAAAACGTACTTGATATCGCTGTTGGATCTTTGGTCTACTGGTTTGTTGGGTATTCTTTAATGTATGGAGAAACTGGCGGATGGATTGGCTGGAGTGGTTTAATGTACAACCAAGGCCCTGCTGATTTATTCTTCCAAACAGTTTTCTGTGCTACTGCTGCTACTATTGTTTCTGGAGCGGTTGCTGGTAGAACCAAGTACAACACGTACATCGTTTTCTCTATAGTAATGACTGCATTTATCTATCCTATCGCAGGTGGATGGCAATGGAACGGTGATGGATGGTTAGCTCAAATGGGCTTCATTGATTTCGCTGGTTCTTCAATTGTACACGCTGTAGGTGGATGGGCTGCTTTAATAGGCGCTGCTTTAGTTGGTCCTAGATTAGGAAAATATACTGCAGACGGTAAAGCTGTTAACCTTCCAGGTCATAACAAATTATTAGCTGCCTTAGGTGTATTCATCCTTTGGTTCGGATGGTTCGGATTCAACGGTGGTTCTCAATTAGCTTGGGGTGGTGACGATGCTGTAGGTGCTTCTATGGTAGTTCTTGTTACTAACTTAGCTGCTTCTGCTGGTGCTGTTGGTGCTTTAGCGCTTTCTTGGATCAAATACAAAAAACCAAATATCGATATGACACTTAACGGTGCTTTAGCTGGTCTTGTTAGTATTACAGCTGGTTGTGGTAACATGAGCGAAGTTGGAGCAATTGCTGCTGGTTTCATTGGTGGTATTATCGTAGTTTACTCTATGGAAATCGTTGAGCAAAAACTTAAAATTGATGATGCTGTTGGTGCATTCTCTGTACACGGTCTTGCTGGTGCTTGGGGAACAATTGTTATTGGTCTTTGGGGAATTAGTGGAGATGAAGGTATTGGTATCTTCAACGGTGGAGGATCTGAGCAATTAATGACTCAGTTAGCTGGTACTGCTGCTTATGCCATTTGGGCCGTAGTTATCTCGTTCATCTTCTTCTTTATTCTTAAGAAAACTATGGGACTTAGAGTTTCTGAAAAAGTTGAGATTGAAGGTCTTGATTTATCAGAGCACGGTGCTCTAGCTTACCCAGGTAAGAGACAAAGAGAAATTGAAGAATAA
- a CDS encoding aspartate kinase, whose amino-acid sequence MQIFKFGGASVKDADGVRNLALVLKKVGYTKGVVIVSAMAKTTNALERVVFNYFDNKSELQSSIQEVFKFHNDILFDLFEKENHQVFNKIKLLFEEIRTFIKVNKSPNYDFVYDQIVSYGELLSTTIIFEYLNHQGIHNNWVDIRALIKTDSYYRKANVNWDATRKAIVSSIDNSVLNVTQGFIASDSNNFTTTLGREGSDYTAAILAYCLNAQSVTVWKDVPGVLNADPRYFENTQLLKKISYQEAIELAFYGASVIHPKTLQPLQRKEIPLYVKSFLNPDQSGTRIGKGLPLEPAVPCFMLKQNQVLIAIASLDFSYIVEDNIRDIFNLLDTHKMKVDMIQNSAISFSVCIDNIYNNLEKLLQQLRAKFSVTYYENVSLYTIRHYTQSAIDNIEKDKQVLLKQLTEQTVQIVTK is encoded by the coding sequence ATGCAGATATTTAAGTTTGGCGGCGCCTCGGTTAAAGATGCCGATGGCGTTAGGAACTTAGCCCTAGTACTAAAAAAAGTTGGCTACACTAAAGGAGTGGTTATTGTGTCTGCCATGGCTAAAACCACCAATGCATTAGAGCGAGTCGTTTTTAATTATTTTGACAATAAATCTGAACTACAAAGCTCAATACAAGAGGTTTTCAAATTCCACAATGACATTCTGTTCGATTTATTCGAAAAAGAAAATCATCAGGTTTTTAATAAGATAAAACTCCTATTCGAAGAAATTAGAACCTTTATTAAGGTTAACAAATCACCAAACTACGATTTTGTTTACGATCAAATTGTCAGTTATGGGGAACTATTATCCACTACGATAATTTTCGAGTATTTAAATCACCAAGGCATACATAATAATTGGGTTGATATTAGAGCGCTTATTAAGACAGATTCATATTATAGAAAAGCAAATGTTAATTGGGATGCTACACGTAAAGCTATTGTGTCTTCAATTGACAATTCGGTTTTAAATGTTACGCAGGGGTTTATAGCAAGCGATTCCAATAATTTTACAACTACGTTAGGGAGAGAGGGAAGCGATTACACGGCTGCTATTTTAGCGTATTGTCTAAATGCACAAAGTGTTACAGTTTGGAAAGATGTTCCTGGGGTGCTAAACGCAGATCCAAGGTATTTTGAAAACACCCAGCTTTTAAAGAAAATATCGTATCAAGAAGCCATAGAGTTAGCTTTTTATGGGGCCTCGGTTATACATCCCAAAACACTGCAGCCATTGCAGCGTAAAGAAATACCTCTTTATGTAAAATCGTTTTTAAACCCAGATCAATCGGGGACTAGAATTGGTAAGGGGCTGCCATTAGAACCGGCGGTACCCTGTTTTATGCTAAAGCAAAATCAAGTTTTAATAGCGATAGCGTCATTAGATTTTTCATATATCGTAGAAGATAATATTAGAGATATTTTTAATTTATTGGATACTCATAAAATGAAAGTAGATATGATTCAAAACTCGGCAATTAGTTTTTCGGTATGTATTGATAATATCTATAATAATTTAGAAAAGTTATTACAGCAGTTACGTGCTAAATTTAGTGTGACTTATTACGAAAATGTTTCTTTGTACACGATTCGGCATTATACGCAATCAGCTATTGACAATATTGAAAAGGATAAACAAGTTTTACTTAAACAATTAACAGAACAAACAGTACAAATAGTAACTAAGTAA